From a single Phocoena sinus isolate mPhoSin1 chromosome 1, mPhoSin1.pri, whole genome shotgun sequence genomic region:
- the PTP4A2 gene encoding protein tyrosine phosphatase type IVA 2 produces the protein MNRPAPVEISYENMRFLITHNPTNATLNKFTEELKKYGVTTLVRVCDATYDKAPVEKEGIHVLDWPFDDGAPPPNQIVDDWLNLLKTKFREEPGCCVAVHCVAGLGRAPVLVALALIECGMKYEDAVQFIRQKRRGAFNSKQLLYLEKYRPKMRLRFRDTNGHCCVQ, from the exons ATGAACCGTCCAGCCCCTGTGGAGATCTCCTATGAGAACATGCGTTTTCTGATAACCCACAACCCTACCAATGCTACCCTCAACAAGTTCACAGAG gaacTTAAGAAGTATGGAGTGACAACTTTGGTTCGAGTTTGTGATGCTACATATGATAAAGCACCAGttgaaaaagaaggaatccaCGTTCTA GATTGGCCTTTTGACGATGGAGCGCCACCCCCTAATCAGATAGTTGACGATTGGCTAAACCTACTAAAAACCAAATTTCGTGAAGAGCCAGGTTGCTGTGTTGCAGTGCATTGTGTTGCAGGACTGGGAAG GGCACCTGTGCTGGTCGCACTTGCTTTGATTGAATGTGGAATGAAGTACGAAGATGCAGTTCAGTTTATAAGACA aaaaagaagggGAGCATTCAATTCCAAACAGCTGCTTTACCTGGAGAAATACCGACCTAAGATGCGATTACGCTTCAGAGATACCAATGGGCATTGCTGCGTTCAGTAG